The Kineococcus rhizosphaerae region GAGAGGTCCTTCGAAGCATCACGCGGTGGCCGCCTTCTACGTGTCAGCCACGCCTGTCACCGGCCTGGTCGTACACCACTCTGGTGGACACAACCATCCACCGCCAGGCTCTGAAGCTGTGTCAGAGCCACGCCAAGCAGCATCTCGCTGGCAAGCCCTTGAGCCAACTGCGAACTTGGGCATTGGTGCGCGAGGGCCTCTGTCGCATTGAGGGATGCGAAGGCCCGTGCGCTAACTCACACGGTCTCTGCGCCGAGCACCGAGCTCGGCACCGAGCTGGCCGGCCGGACTGGGATGCACCGATCAAGCGTCTCGAACGTGAGCGGGGCACCGGAACCATCAACTCCAACGGCTACCTTGTAGTGCCCAACCCTCAGGGAGGGCGACCTCGCCTGGCACATCATGTCGCCTTTGAAGCTGCGTGGGGCAAGGGAATCCGTACCGACAAAGGCGAGCAAATCCACCACATCAACGGCGACAGGCTCGACAACCAGACAGACGGTCCGCCTCGGATGAACCAGCGGGGAAACCTATGGACCGGTAACTTGGAGCTTTGGTCGACATCTCAGCCTGCCGGACAAGAAATTGGGCCGAAAATAAATTGGGCGATCGAGTTTCTTGGCCGATACGCCAATGAACTCGACTCGCAACGCGCATATTTAGTCGCCGAAGAACTCGAGACTTTGGCGAATAACCTCAGAGACTGATACTTCCACGAGTCTTCTGTAGGCTCTGTCAGCAGCGAGAAACTTTACCAGCAAGGGCCTACTCGGGCATCGATAAGGCTTGTGGAAGTAAGTATTGATACGGAACTACCTTGGGTCGGGTTAGAACCTAGTAGGCGCCGCGCCCGCGCAAAACGATGCCGGCGGTCCTCCAGAGGATCATGAAGTCGAAGGCGAGGGACCAGTTATCGACATAGCGCACGTCGAGGCGGACCGACTCGTCCCAGTCGAGGTCGGAGCGGCCGTTGATCTGCCACAGCCCCGTCAGGCCCGGCTTGACCAGCAGGCGGCGACGCATGTCGAAGCCGTACTCGTCGACCTCCTTCTGCAGCGGCGGGCGGGGGCCGACGAGCGACATCTCGCCGCGCACGATGTTGATGAGCTGGGGCAGCTCGTCGAGGGAGTAGCGGCGCAGGACGCGGCCGATGCGAGTGATGCGCGGGTCGACCTTCATCTTGAACAGGACGCCGTTGCCGTCGGTGAGGTCGCGCAGTTGTAAAAGAATCTCCTCAGCGTCAGCGACCATGGAGCGGAACTTCATCATCGGGAAGGAATTACCGTCCTTGCCGATACGCTGCTGCCGGAAGAAGACCGGGCCCTTGCTGTCGAGCTTGATGGCGACGGCGAGAGCGAGGAACAGCGGACTGAGCACGACGAGGGCCAAACTGGCGCTTAGGCGGTCAAACGCTCCTTTTGCGAGTCGTCGCGAGCCCTGCAGGTCGGGATGATCAATCTGCAATAGTGATAGCTCCGAGACTGGGTAGGTACTAATTCGCGAACCAAAGACGTCAATCAGTCCTGGCGCGATAACGAGCTCGGCGCGAGTGGCTTCGAGCTCCCAACTAAGGCGACGCAGACCAGGGCCCTCGAGCTCGGGGCTGGCGGT contains the following coding sequences:
- a CDS encoding HNH endonuclease encodes the protein MDTTIHRQALKLCQSHAKQHLAGKPLSQLRTWALVREGLCRIEGCEGPCANSHGLCAEHRARHRAGRPDWDAPIKRLERERGTGTINSNGYLVVPNPQGGRPRLAHHVAFEAAWGKGIRTDKGEQIHHINGDRLDNQTDGPPRMNQRGNLWTGNLELWSTSQPAGQEIGPKINWAIEFLGRYANELDSQRAYLVAEELETLANNLRD